AAAACTTTTTCCATGAGATTCGCCGTTTATGATATACATAGGCATTGGGCAAAAAAGTAGCGGTAAAACCAGCTTTTAGAATTCGCTGAGACAAGTCTGGATCTTCCCCGGGATGAATTTTGGCAAACCCTCCGGTTGTAACAAAAGCCTCTTTAGAGATTCCCATATTAAAGCTTCTGGGTTCGAATCTATTAATACTATTTTTATTACCTCGTATTCCTCCTGTGGTAAGAAATGAGGTCATTACATAGTTGATAGCCTTCTGAAGATTGCTAAAGCTGTTATGAGCAGCATCGGCGCCACCATAGCAATCAAAATAGTTTTCAGAAAGAAAATTCTGAACGGTAGTAAGATAATGAGAGGGTAATAAACAATCTGAATCCAGTATAATAAAATAATTCCCTTTTGCTCTTTGCATTCCAAAATTTCTTGATGCACCCGGCCCGGAATTTGTTTTCGTATAGTATGAAATACTGAGTAAGTCTTTAAACGAGTTTACTATTTTTTCTGAAGTAATTGTTGAACCATCTTCCACTATAACAATTTCAAACTGCCCTTTAAAATCAAGCAGCGAAAAACTTTCCAGAAGTTCTTTTATTTCTTCGGGACGGTTATAGACCGGTATGATAAATGAAAAATGGAGATTCATCAGGCAAAGTTACTCAAAAAAAAAGCCATCCGCCTAAGACGGATGGCTCTAAAATTAATTTGAAAAATATTACTTCTTCAGAAGTTTGTAAGTTCCAACTTGGCCGTTCACTGTAACGTTCATTACATAAGATCCGGTGGCAAGATTTGAAATATTCAACTGAGAAGTGGTGGCTTCTATATTTTGGTCTACTACTTTTTGACCTAACATATTATATATAGACACACTTTCAATTATGTTTACCGCAGTTAGATTAAGAACATCATCTGCCGGGTTTGGATAGAAACTAAATCCAGCAATAACATTATCTTCTACGTCAAGGACATCACATTCAATAAAAATATCCGCAATTCCTCCATGATTTACAGCAAAAACATAATATGTTTGACCAGCTACAGTTGGTATAGAAGCTGAAGTTCCAGGAGCACATTGATTATCCCAATAGTCTACCAAAACAAGATCAGTCTCAACTGCATTTTCGTCTGGTGCGGTATAGAATGTAATAGAGCTAAATTGTTGAAATAACATCACCAAAGTAGCATTCACAGTACCGCCGCCTAATACTTCAGCAATAAGTGCTTCTCCAAAAACATCAGCAACCATTACGGCTGGAATAGTAACCTGGTCTCCAACGGCACCACCTCCCATAACAATTGGGGGATCTGGATTATTGTTCACCACAATTACGGCAATTGCACCTGCCATTTCAGCTGCTAAAGCTTTAGCGCCAAATTCACAACTTCCTCGTCGAACAATAGCAATCTTTCCTGCTAAGGCTCCTCCGTTAGTAACTGGATCACAAGCGTCATTCTCATCTGTTCCTCCGCCGGAATTATCATCAATTACCACAGCTGTATCCTGAGTTAATGGGAATGTTGTTAATGTTCCTCCAAAACTCGCCGGGACTGCTGCGTAATAACCTGCTAAAGGCCCGTTATTTACAATTAAATTCACTTGAGGAGTCGGTTGATTCTGAATAGATGCTGACGCAGTTCCATCAGTTGTCGGTGTAAAGTTATACCATACCCCTCTTGCACCTGCATTATCACAGCCAGCTGGTGTACCACCGGCTTCACTAGTAGCAGCAGGCATAGCCACAGCTGGGTCTGTATAAGGACATCCTATCTCATCAACATCAATAGAATTAGCAATTTCATCATTCGGTGGTGGTATTGGAGTACACTGAATATCTAATTCAAAGTTTCCGGTTGCGCCACCAAATCCATGTACTAATATAAGGAAGGTCGTATTTCCATCACTTTGGAAAGAAACTTCAGACTGTAATCCACAAGTATCATCATTTCCTACAACACAAGTTAACGGTGGTGCACCACAGTCTCCTGTATACACAGATAGTTTAGCATCATAGTCCGTTGTACCCGTACACATTGTAATGGTAATATCGGTTACTAAACCTGTGTTGTCTGTAAGTACATACCAAACACCAGGAGAAGTTACTCCTGTATCACACAATGGTGCTACAGCTGAATCGATGGTCGCATCAATAGTAGTACCTGAAATAAAATCACCACAACTAACGGCAATTGCATTAGCACATAAATCGTTTGATGGTGGTGGTGGTGCAGGAACACACGATACTGCCATACTAAAGGCTCCGGTTGCTCCTCCAAATCCTTCAACAGCTATATAATAGGTAGAAGTACCGTTAGAGGTAAATGTCAATTCAGACTGTAAGCCACAGAAATCATCGTTAGTAGCTACCTGAGCTCCGCCACAGGCATCAAACACAGTTAATCGTGAATCGAATCCGGTACCGCCATCACAAAGTGATATGGTCACAAACTCAAAAGATCCTGTACCGGTAAACTCGAACCACTCATCGGGAGAGGTATCAAATCCACCTTGATCTGTATTATCGGAAGTATCACCTAAATAGGTGTTACCACATGAAACTTCAGTAGCATTAGCACAATCATCGTTATCCGCTGCTGGTCCACTGCCAGGAATACTTGCCCAAGCAACTTGATTGGTTCCTCCCGGAGTAGTACCTCCTAAAACACCTAGAAGTGTGGTTGCACCGGTTGCTGTATTAAATGATCTCCATTCTCCTAAAAATGCTCCATTATTAAATGCTGCCAGATAAATTGTATCGGTATTAGGGTCCCAAGTCATTCCTTGACCGAAGTTACCGTCAAAGCCGGTAGGTCCTAATAATGTAGCAGCTCCTGTTGCCAGGTTTATTGAATATGAATTATCATCAACAATATCGTAAGTATAAGCCTCACCTGCACCATTAATAGCTAATGCAATTGCAAGACCTGCACTTCCTAATGGGCCTACAGCCGTAGCAGAAGGAACAGATGGGTCTACCGTATATAAGGTAGTTCCATCAACTCCATATAGCACTCCATCAACTGGATTGTATTCAAGACCATTTAATCCTCCTGGCAATCCAACATTTCCGAGAGAAGTATATGTTCCGGTAGTAATATCTAAGGAAAAGATACCTCCAACATTATTTACTACAGTAGCTGTTGTTGGGTTAGCAGGATCAATCGCACCTGAACCTTCGAAGTTTGGACCTACTGTACCAGCCGGGCCAACATTGTTTAAAACATCAGGAGTGGTAGGATCAAAATTAATGAACATCTCAGGGGCCGGGAACGTAAGTGCTCCATAAGCTAGGCCTGATCCAGGTGGAACTATAGTGGTTCCTTCTATCGCAACAATACCAACTTCGGCACAATCTGCATTTACAGACCCTAATGAAGTGGCGGCGCCTGTTGCTGTGTTCACTGAACAAAATTGATTTACACCACCTCCTAAATAGGCAGCCATATAAAGTGTGTTTGTATCCGGGTCAAAATCTGCATCTTGTGCAAAATTGATGTTAACCCCTAAAGGACCTACAAGAGTTGCAGCTCCGGTGGCTAAATTGACTGAATACAAATTATCCAGCGCAATATCCGCCATAAAAGCATTACCGTTATTGTCTATAGCAAGCCAAATTGGCAACCATCCAGTAACGTTTGCAGTACTAACAAGTGTTAATTCTCCTGTAGCCAAATTAACTGAATATATACTGGCATTTTCTCCTTGTCCTCCCATCATATACATAGTACCATCTGCCTCATTCCAAGCAAGACCTCTGGTTCCATCTCCTGGTACGATATTGGTTAACGGACCAACGGTCGTTTCAGCACCGGTAGTTTTGTCAATGGTAAGTAAGGTAAGCGCAGTGTTATCGAGCGCATAAAGTGTCCCACTTCCGTCTAAATCACCTGCGAATATCGAAGTTGTGATAGTTGTTATAGGCGCAATATTGTAGGGCCCTGCTAATGGGAAAATACCAAAATCATTCCCGCATGACACTCTTAAATTAAGCGCATAAACATCTCCGGGAGCCGAGCGTTGGTTATTAGCATCATATGCCTGTGCATAATACCTGTTTAACAGGCCTCTTTCATAGTCGGTAAATAATCCCGCAGCTTCCATACCCGCAGATATACCCACTTCATCCAATCTATCCAACAAAGCCGCTATCTGCGGAGAGGGAACTGGAAGAACCCGATTGTTGAGATGATTTCTAAGTAATTGCTGCTCGGAGGCAGTAAAAAAATCGGAGACACTTCCCGCTTGATTCCCAACCTGAGAATACCTATGTAACAAATCATCCATCGTTGATGACGATGGACGTAAATCTTGGGCACTTAAAGTTGCCGATAGGCAAAGCAATAAACCCCATAGAAAAGTAAATTTTTTCATAATTTGAATTTAATTTATTGAATAATTAGTTTTATCTCATAAATATAGACATTAATATTTTATTCAACGGGCTCATGCAGAAATAATAATTGTATCTGTCTTTCCAATCTTCATAAAAACAAAACCTCCCGATTTGCTTTTGCAAATCGGGAGGTTTTTAATCAATTTGAAAAATATTACTTCTTCAGAAGTTTGTAAGTTCCAACGTGGCCGTTCACTGTAACTTTCATTACATAAGATCCGGTGGCAAGATTTGAAATATTCAACTGAGAAGTGGTGGCTTCTATATTTTGGTCTACTACTTTTTGACCTAACATATTATATATAGTTGCACTTTCAATTATGTTTACCGCAGTTAGATTAAGAACATCATCTGCCGGGTTTGGATAGAAACTAAATCCAGCAATAACATTATCTTCTACGTCAAGGACATCACATTCAATAAAAATATCCGCAATTCCTCCATGATTTACAGCATAAACATAATATGTTTGACCAGCTACAGTTGGTATAGAAGCTGAAGTTCCAGGAGCACATTGATTATCCCAATAGTCTACCAAAACAAGATCAGTCTCAACTGCATTTTCGTCTGGTGCGGTATAGAATGTAATAGAGCTAAATTGTTGAAACAACATCACCAAAGTAGCATTCACAGTACCGCCGCCTAATACTTCAGCAATAAGTGCTTCACCAAAAACATCAGCAACCATTACGGCAGGAATAGTAACTTGGTCTCCAACGGCACCACCTCCCATAACAATTGGGGGATCTGGATTATTGTTCACCACAATTACGGCAATTGCACCTGCCATTTCAGCTGCTAAAGCTTTAGCACCAAATTCACAACTTCCTCGTCGAACAATAGCAATCTTTCCTGCTAAGGCTCCTCCATTAGTAACTGGATCACAAGCGTCATTCTCATCTGTTCCTCCGCCGGAATTATCATCAATTACCACAGCTGTATCCTGAGTTAATGGGAATGTTGTTAATGTTCCTCCAAAACTCGCCGGGACTGCTGCGTAATA
This genomic stretch from Ulvibacter sp. MAR_2010_11 harbors:
- a CDS encoding glycosyltransferase family 2 protein; translation: MNLHFSFIIPVYNRPEEIKELLESFSLLDFKGQFEIVIVEDGSTITSEKIVNSFKDLLSISYYTKTNSGPGASRNFGMQRAKGNYFIILDSDCLLPSHYLTTVQNFLSENYFDCYGGADAAHNSFSNLQKAINYVMTSFLTTGGIRGNKNSINRFEPRSFNMGISKEAFVTTGGFAKIHPGEDPDLSQRILKAGFTATFLPNAYVYHKRRISWKKFYTQVRKFGMVRPILNVWHPKASKITFWFPTLFVVFVIASVIVSMLTSWMILLPLLCYLTILITDASIRNSSLQIGLLSVIALFVQFFGYGLAFLESSFYIQLLKRDPEKQFPDLFFK
- a CDS encoding PA domain-containing protein, which encodes MKKFTFLWGLLLCLSATLSAQDLRPSSSTMDDLLHRYSQVGNQAGSVSDFFTASEQQLLRNHLNNRVLPVPSPQIAALLDRLDEVGISAGMEAAGLFTDYERGLLNRYYAQAYDANNQRSAPGDVYALNLRVSCGNDFGIFPLAGPYNIAPITTITTSIFAGDLDGSGTLYALDNTALTLLTIDKTTGAETTVGPLTNIVPGDGTRGLAWNEADGTMYMMGGQGENASIYSVNLATGELTLVSTANVTGWLPIWLAIDNNGNAFMADIALDNLYSVNLATGAATLVGPLGVNINFAQDADFDPDTNTLYMAAYLGGGVNQFCSVNTATGAATSLGSVNADCAEVGIVAIEGTTIVPPGSGLAYGALTFPAPEMFINFDPTTPDVLNNVGPAGTVGPNFEGSGAIDPANPTTATVVNNVGGIFSLDITTGTYTSLGNVGLPGGLNGLEYNPVDGVLYGVDGTTLYTVDPSVPSATAVGPLGSAGLAIALAINGAGEAYTYDIVDDNSYSINLATGAATLLGPTGFDGNFGQGMTWDPNTDTIYLAAFNNGAFLGEWRSFNTATGATTLLGVLGGTTPGGTNQVAWASIPGSGPAADNDDCANATEVSCGNTYLGDTSDNTDQGGFDTSPDEWFEFTGTGSFEFVTISLCDGGTGFDSRLTVFDACGGAQVATNDDFCGLQSELTFTSNGTSTYYIAVEGFGGATGAFSMAVSCVPAPPPPSNDLCANAIAVSCGDFISGTTIDATIDSAVAPLCDTGVTSPGVWYVLTDNTGLVTDITITMCTGTTDYDAKLSVYTGDCGAPPLTCVVGNDDTCGLQSEVSFQSDGNTTFLILVHGFGGATGNFELDIQCTPIPPPNDEIANSIDVDEIGCPYTDPAVAMPAATSEAGGTPAGCDNAGARGVWYNFTPTTDGTASASIQNQPTPQVNLIVNNGPLAGYYAAVPASFGGTLTTFPLTQDTAVVIDDNSGGGTDENDACDPVTNGGALAGKIAIVRRGSCEFGAKALAAEMAGAIAVIVVNNNPDPPIVMGGGAVGDQVTIPAVMVADVFGEALIAEVLGGGTVNATLVMLFQQFSSITFYTAPDENAVETDLVLVDYWDNQCAPGTSASIPTVAGQTYYVFAVNHGGIADIFIECDVLDVEDNVIAGFSFYPNPADDVLNLTAVNIIESVSIYNMLGQKVVDQNIEATTSQLNISNLATGSYVMNVTVNGQVGTYKLLKK